In a single window of the Drosophila miranda strain MSH22 chromosome XL, D.miranda_PacBio2.1, whole genome shotgun sequence genome:
- the LOC108165023 gene encoding probable cytochrome P450 28a5 produces MILITLALGLATVGLLYLVMTWNFDHWRKRRVPGPKPKIPTGNYPHMYTMKRHAVYDLNDIYVKYKNKYDAVGIFGGRVPQLLVINPELARRVFVSDFKHFHDNEVSKLINEKSDFIFANNPFSLTGDKWKQRRADITPGLTMSRIKTVYPVTNKVCQKLSEWVDKQIRLGAPEGINAKDMSLCFTSEMVTDCVLGLSAESFSDNPTPIMGHIKDLFSQPWTFLIYFVIISTFPSLIHLIKLRFVSPKVERFFIELMENAVQARRAQLVAGKQFERTDFLDYILQMAEKRSLDTRQLLAYTMTFLLDGFETTATVLAHMLMLLGREPEAQKRLREEILAHVKDGIVNFEKLNDLPFLDACVQETIRIFPPAFMSNKLCTKAIELPNKDGPNFTVEVGTTVVIPHYSFMLDEDYYPDAQSFQPDRFMEPDAAKKFRESGTFMGFGDGPRVCIGMRFALAQIKAAAVELITKYNVKVNPKTRKDNLYDPMSVITSLQGGIWLDLEAL; encoded by the exons ATGATTCTGATTACTTTGGCCTTGGGGCTGGCTACGGTCGGCCTTCTGTATTTGGTGATGACATGGAATTTCGACCATTGGCGGAAGCGTAGAGTGCCGGGACCCAAGCCAAAGATACCCACGGGCAACTATCCCCACATGTACACAATGAAGCGACATGCCGTTTACGATCTCAATGACATCTATGT CAAGTACAAGAACAAGTACGATGCTGTGGGTATATTCGGGGGACGAGTACCACAGCTGTTGGTGATTAATCCGGAACTGGCACGTCGGGTGTTTGTGTCGGACTTCAAGCACTTCCACGACAACGAGGTATCCAAATTGATTAACGAGAAGAGCGACTTCATCTTTGCCAATAATCCATTCTCGCTGACCGGCGACAAGTGGAAGCAGCGTCGCGCAGACATAACCCCAGGCCTGACCATGAGTCGA ATCAAGACGGTCTATCCAGTGACGAATAAGGTGTGCCAGAAGCTGAGTGAGTGGGTCGACAAACAGATACGTCTGGGTGCACCCGAGGGCATCAATGCCAAGGAT ATGAGTCTCTGCTTCACCTCTGAGATGGTCACCGACTGTGTGCTGGGGCTCAGTGCCGAGAGCTTCTCGGACAATCCCACACCCATTATGGGCCACATCAAGGATCTGTTTAGCCAGCCCTGGACCTTTCTGATCTACTTTGTTATAATCAGCACCTTCCCCTCGCTGATCCATCTGATCAAGCTGCGCTTTGTGTCGCCCAAGGTGGAGCGCTTCTTCATCGAGCTCATGGAGAACGCTGTGCAGGCACGGCGCGCCCAATTGGTCGCTGGGAAACAGTTTGAGCGCACGGACTTCCTCGACTACATCCTGCAGATGGCAGAGAAGCGGAGCCTGGACACACGCCAGCTGCTGGCCTACACCATGACGTTCCTGCTGGATGGCTTCGAGACGACGGCCACAGTGCTCGCCCACATGCTGATGCTGCTAGGCCGCGAACCCGAAGCCCAGAAGCGCCTAAGGGAGGAGATCCTGGCTCATGTCAAAGATGGCATTGTCAACTTCGAGAAGCTCAATGATTTGCCCTTCCTTGATGCCTGTGTGCAAG AAACAATTCGCATTTTCCCGCCCGCCTTCATGTCCAACAAACTCTGCACCAAGGCCATTGAGCTGCCCAACAAGGATGGCCCCAATTTCACTGTGGAGGTGGGCACCACCGTTGTCATACCGCACTATAGCTTCATGCTAGACGAGGACTATTATCCCGATGCTCAGTCCTTCCAGCCCGATCGTTTCATGGAGCCCGATGCGGCCAAAAAGTTCCGCGAGAGCGGCACCTTTATGGGATTCGGAGATGGTCCCCGTGTCTGTATTG GAATGCGCTTTGCCCTGGCTCAGATCAAGGCGGCTGCCGTTGAGCTAATCACAAAATACAATGTCAAGGTGAATCCCAAGACCCGAAAAGACAACCTCTACGATCCCATGAGCGTTATCACCTCCTTGCAAGGTGGCATCTGGTTGGATCTGGAGGCACTTTGA